The following nucleotide sequence is from bacterium.
GAATAATTGGCCTATTCAGCTTAAATTATTAAATCCTGATGCTCCTTATCTTAAAAATGCTGATTTGCTCATTGCAGCGGATTGTACAGCTTTTGCGTATCCGAATTTTCATCAAAAATTCTTAAAAAACAAAGTTCTTATAATGCTTTGTCCTAAATTGGACAGTGATTTAAATGTTTATGTAGAGAAACTTGCCCGTATTTTTGAAACACAGGAAATTAAATCCGTAACCATCGTGCATATGGAAGTTCCCTGCTGCGGTGGTGTTGAAATGATAATCAAAGAAGCACTTGAGCAATCAGGTAAAAATATCTTTTTGAAGGACTATATGGTCTCTTTAACAGGAGAATTGATTTAGTTTTACAAAATTTTCAAAAAGGTATTAACTAAAATATTTCAGTTATCGGATCGCGGTTAATGCAGTCAATCGCCATGCCGGCACTTTTTGCAAGCTCTTCCGGCACTCCTTTTATATTCATAAGCTGCCTTAAAAGATCAATAGTTCTTTTGAAAACTCTCACGATGTCGCCTTCGCCTGTTTCAAGTCCGTCAAAAAGGGCTTCCCATTCTTCGCCGAGAACCCACTGTTCAATTAATGATGAATAATCAGCGTTCAGGAATATCGGAACATTTACATCATTTTCCTGCTGAATACGCAAAAGTGATCTTCTTAATTCATTGGATTCATGAAGAGTTTTCCTGATTTTTTTGCCCATTCTGTATTTTTGGTAAGTTTCTGTTCTGACATCTTCGGTTACGACCGCACAAAGAATCGCAGCGAGTTCTGAATGAGAAAGATCGTTTAAAAGTCCTTTTTCTATGAGTTCTATAAAGAAAATCTCGTTTTCTGTCCTTGCCGTAGCGGTCATTAAGCCTTTTGGCGTAGGATAATTTCTTTCGAGGTGTCCTGTGATTTCTGCAACTTTCATTAAATTCAAGAACTGACGCCAATAAATATCTTTTTCATATTCAATGGCTTCGCTTATTTTTCTGTATTTTTTTGTAAATCTCGGTAAAATTTCCAGATCTTTTATATGTTTCTGGTATTTTCTGCAAATCTCACATTTTGATTGTGAAACTTTTTCGTGAAGCTCTCTTGTTTTATTTTCATACTCCAAAACTTCGGGGGCATTATGCATGCCGGCTTCCTGAGCCTGTCTTTTGAGAGTTTTTGTTATTTTTTTATGTTGAATATAGAGATTTTTATTCTTGTTATATTCCTCAACATCCTGATTAGTAAGTTTAAATGGACATTGGAAGTTTTCTATACTTTCAACAATCTTTTTAATTCTTTCCTGCTCTGTATAAAGAGGTTTTAATCTTTCTGTAGCGGTGTGATACCCGAAACTTTTAAGGATAAGTTCGCGGGAATCTTCTAGAGAAAATCTTTGAAGCAAATTAAGAACCATTGAATAACTCGGGGTAAACCTGCTTTCCAAAGGATTTGCAGCAGCAGAGGCAAGTGCAGCAATTTCTTCCGGATGATGGAAAGAATCTCCAAGGGTTACAACGTAGCCGACTTCATCCATACCGCGTCTTCCTGCTCTTCCCGACATCTGGAGAAACTCACTCGGAGTTAAAATCCTGTGACCGTCATCTGAGCGTTTGCTTATAGA
It contains:
- a CDS encoding DEAD/DEAH box helicase; this encodes MSDIEQKKYGFDFELDDFQKEAAEHINNGKSVVVCAPTGAGKTVIAEQAIIRAIEQNKRVFYTTPLKALSNQKLNDFSAKYGEDKVGLLTGDTSLNRDAQIVVMTTEVFRNMLYGTSLGKVEENLKNVQYIILDEVHYMNDEQRGTVWEESIIYCPNNIQIIALSATIANAEELTNWINNVHSQTELVNSDFRPVPLRHFYFAPSMDTKIVPLFNGNGTKGLNNTIKPEKRQPRFQQRGREEEKTHVKLVKILNDKDMLPAIYFAFSRKKCNKYLEDCTKLKLLNEFEERRLSQIIDEYVLDNPYLAKSKQLEFLYSGVASHHAGLLPGWKGLIEKLFKQGLIKVVFATETLAAGINMPARTTIISSISKRSDDGHRILTPSEFLQMSGRAGRRGMDEVGYVVTLGDSFHHPEEIAALASAAANPLESRFTPSYSMVLNLLQRFSLEDSRELILKSFGYHTATERLKPLYTEQERIKKIVESIENFQCPFKLTNQDVEEYNKNKNLYIQHKKITKTLKRQAQEAGMHNAPEVLEYENKTRELHEKVSQSKCEICRKYQKHIKDLEILPRFTKKYRKISEAIEYEKDIYWRQFLNLMKVAEITGHLERNYPTPKGLMTATARTENEIFFIELIEKGLLNDLSHSELAAILCAVVTEDVRTETYQKYRMGKKIRKTLHESNELRRSLLRIQQENDVNVPIFLNADYSSLIEQWVLGEEWEALFDGLETGEGDIVRVFKRTIDLLRQLMNIKGVPEELAKSAGMAIDCINRDPITEIF